actgcacaaacagACTCAGCTGAAGGAAGAGGACCTTTGGGAAGGACCTTAAGGTATTATGTCAAAAATTAAAAGCATCATGATAATACATATTGCTAAAACAAGAGCACAAGTTAAATCAATCGCTTTAATTTCTATTGGGCCAAACgtcagaatgaaaacaaaaacaaaacaaaaatatgggCTAATAAGCCCAACGAGGCAGTTCTGCCACCTTGTCCAGGGACGACAGCTTTATTGTGATTGCTTCCGAGAATGATAGTATGTGTATGTATCTCTGTTGATGAAAGTTTTCTGTTCAGCATGGGGTGGTCAGCACATaagattttgttttcaatagGACGTACTGAAGATGAGCCGACTATCCCaccgaaaaaaaaaaggaaattgaaaGAATTCACACCACAAAGAAATAGCCAGTGAATGGTACAGAACAGCCAAATCATCCAATAATATTCGCAATGGTTGCCAATGCAGTCAAAAATACCCACCTTTAAACTTGAATAACCTATAACTCCAGTGCCCTAGGAGAGAGAAGCGGACAAAGCTGAGCTACAAAACTGGCCATGCAGGAAAGATAAGCAAGTTATGATTAGAAAGTACAAGCTAGTGGCATGTTTACCCACCCCCTGTTAGCAATACATCCTCAGTAACAGCTACGGAAGGCTCACACTTGTACAGAGACTTATTCAGACCCATGTCTCACTGCAGACCAGCACTCTGCTTTGTTACATAGAGACCTTAACTGGACTGCAATAAGCAAGTAccaagagacaaaaaaaacaactcaaatacCGTGGGAACATTTGGGctctgacaaaaaaatatatatatgtatatgtgtaggATTTGAGTTTGGTAAACGTGTGAGACTGAATCAGCTTACACTATTAGTTACAACTATGGAGTATATGCACTAGAAGTGGGGCCTGACTACAGCTTGCACATACGATGTAGGATTAGGATATGGTTTAATTAAGATAACAGGATAGGCTCTGGTTCACAAAAGCTAGATTTTGTGTTATGGTATCATTGAAGCAGGAAACCAGTCCTTGCATTTGAGATAGTCCTAGCAGTACCCAAGCTTGTTTCACTCTACAGGACAAGCTTGCCCTTCTTATTCCTCCTGCAGACTGTACAAAAAGCAGATGTGCATGGTGGCAGTCTTATCATCCATACATGGAAAAAATGCAATAGAAGCCTCACAGAGAGCACAAAGAACAAGCAAAGCAACCCTGAATCCAAAGTTGTATTTTTCCCATGGTTCTactcaggaaaacaaacaaggtCTAGATGCCAGCGTCTCTAAGAGTTTGTTTACACTGCGGTGATGAAGGGCACTAAAGAGGGTGTTACTCTGCTCAGTGATTGGCCTCAGAGCTAAAGAGGAGTGGCCACAGGAGGAACTGTACTCCTATAGGCCAGGGTTTTGGTGCCTTTGATAGATCTTTCTCCACACTTCCTGGATCTTCTTGCACCATCTGTCAGCATTTCCGCTGGGGTCCATCAAATAGTATGTTCGGTTAGGCTGCaaacatgaagaagaggaagacaaatattttaaaaactgatctTAACGTGATAATTTTTTAAAGGGGGAAGTGTCAACATATCGCAGGAGGGAAGTGTAaagcacagaaataaacagtcaATTACCGTGTGAACAAAGAAGGTTTTGAAGTTCTTGGCCTCAGGGCGTAACTCTAAGGACCAGGGAATCTCCCCTTTCAGGACCTTGTTAACAGGATCCACGTAGTACAGGTGTGGTCCCTCCGTGAGAAGCAGCTGTCTCCGCCGAGCAAACAGACCCTGCAATGGAATGCCACACAGAACAGAACATTATATCACCAACAGAGGGGGCTGTTAGTCCAAAGAGACTTTCCACACCACAGCAGGGAATTCCCCTTTACTTCTTGAATGCTACCAGGCTGAGCAATGTTATAAGAAGTCACTCCGCTGGGAAATACAGTTACCTCATACAAAGGTTGGACGGATTTGATCTTctaagaaaatgtaaattttatTACTTATGACTACAGTGGGGTCCAAACATCTGAGATGACTTTGTCCATTCACTAAGGTGAATGATTTTGGACTGCTGTATAACACTACAATAATGCAATATAAAACTAATACAGGCTTGATTTTACACACCTTTCGTTTATCGACTGGACCCATTTTGAGGATCAGGTTATTCTCCACAAACTGGTGCCTGAGTAAGGAAGCAAAACCAGATTAGTGACAACTTTTCTTTCAGATACTAAACATGAGCCACTAATACATACATGTAAACAGGTAGATAAGGGTGAAACATGTAGAGGGGGGTTTACCAGAGGTTGCCAGTGGTCTGTTTATCCAGCAGTAgttgcttctcctcctcagtgaaCTGCAGGTCCAGCTCAAAGGAGTTGTTGTCCAGGTCGTGGATGTACTGCTCGATGTTGCTGCTGGACCTCTTTGGGGGCGTGGATTCATGTGGCGACAGGGAGTGTGATGAGCTGGACTGGGCCACCTGCATGTTGCTGAACTGGCTCAGGAGATCATCGTACTAAGGTTGGAAATgagatcagagagagaagataaaGTGGGTTTGTACGAGGTTTCACACCTAAGGCGTCAATCATgacaatcataaaaaaataacactggTATCTTACATTTCCATAGCAGTCCTCATCATCCTCGGACATGGCTGGCAGATAGGGGGTGAGCTTGGGGGGCGTCTGTAGGTGTAGGTCACTCCAGGAGATGGTATCGAAAAAAGGGTGCTGATTCAAAGGGTCGTACCCTCCCATCTCTTCGCAGCCAATCCGCTTGGAAGGGTCCAGTGACTGATCGTAAGAGAAACAAATGGTTTCATTCAATAGAAAAACCCTGCTCTATAAATTACACGACCAGCAAAGCGTTTACATAGAGTATTTGACAACTTACCAAAAGCTGTCTGACGAGATCCTTGGCTTTGGGGAAGAATTTCTCTGGAAATTCATACTCCAGCTTGATTATCTTCTGGAATATTAGGTACTCATTTctacaataaacaaaacacaagaggaaaatAACATTAACAAGACTGTAGGGAAGTGTGCCATAAGTGAGATATTGTTTGCTGAGGCAAGGTTATTCTCTCACTTAGCATTTGTTGCACTTGAAATAATCATTAACAGTGAACTTAAATGGGGAAAAACAGCAATGGAACATGATCCGCCATTATTGAAGCAGGAATTAATGAGAATTAACTGAACTGTGAAAGCAACATCCCCTCAGTACTTACCCAGCTCTGAACGGTGGTAAACCAGCCACCAGTTGATAGATAATACATCCCAAAGCCCAGAGGTCAGAGCTACgagaagaaaaagataaataaagttaaGACGTAAAGCCATCTTTATCtgacaaacattaaaacagaacaGTGAATAGCAAGTGTATGAGCTGCATGATGATCAATTCTAGTTACCTCTTGCAGGCGGATTTCTCTGTTAGCAGCTCTGGAGACACATACTGTGCTGTTCCAACAAAGGAGTTTGCTCTTGCTGCCAAACAATgcaataaatcattttaagacatgaatacatttatacTGCTCACAGAGAGTAAACTGCCAACTCATGGcataaataaaatcagtgaCGTGAATATACCTTGTTTACTGTCTGATGATAACTGTTTTGCTGTCCCAAAATCTGTTATCTGGATGTGCATCTCTTCACTCAGAAGAATATTCTCTGGTTTCAGATCTCTGAAAGGATTAGGTTATGGtgggaaaacaaacagttaaTATTGTTTGAACAACTATATTAGGGAAACAACAAGCAGGACATAACTATCATTACAGATGAACACAAAGAGAAAGTCTTACCTGTGTATTATCCCCTTATTGTGCAAGTATTCTAGAGCACAAACTATTTCAGCCGAGTAGAATCTAGTACAGGTTTCATCAAATGAACCAATTTTGCGAATGTATTTCAGGAGCTCTCCATTCTTGGCGTAGCTGAGACCAAAATCTAAGAACAGCGAGTTAAGGATCACTTTAATcactggaaataaaatgttggaaCACAACTTTTTCATATTCAAACAGTTATGTTGcttatataaaaacacaacttgtcAAATTGAACATGTTAAAAGGATACACAACTTCTCATCATCTTGAAATGTGAAGTAGAGTTTGACGAAGAATGGGTGATCTAGATTTGACATCAAATCCCTTTCTCTTTTCACGTACTGGGCTTTGTTCTCCTTCATAATATGGCGCTTCTCTAAAATCTTAACTGGAGGAGACAAAAGAGAATTTCAGTATattagtaaaacaaaaacagtaactTTTTTCATATTGTGTAATTAACTGCATTCATTGAAAACTGCTGCAGCGTTACTTACTTGCATATTCTTTCCCTGTTACCTGCTCTCTTGCCAGGACAACCTTaggataaaagaacagaaaacacacagcatgttacttaagctgttttcagacatgacctgcgggtaaaatccggagaattggcaacagagtttacccacagtctgcctttcacacatgcacaacacagtgggaggttctcagcacagacgtgttcacaacagcaacaaatcctctgcattttTTCAGAcaaggggtggtgcagcaggaggCGACGTATTAAGTCCGCTGCAGCGATCACTTGATTTTCTCGACAACAGACACCGGTGTGAGCTCTtgtcaccacaaactctcttgacacatttgtcagtgttttccACGTGTTTGTCACCAAatttttcaccgggagatatttgttttctttttgttttgattttttcatttttacctctgtcgcatgttagaagcgtcatcaacccccctaCTCACACGCGGTGAATCCTGCAGGGATCCCCTACTGTGTTCTTACATAGACTTCTACTGAATTTCAACAgacattatactaggaggcGCGGTGGATAAAATCCACAGAAACTGGAgtgtctcactcagacatttgctttcacacaagcacctcctgcagagaaaataCGGAAGATCttgcggagttcagtgcatgtctaaaagcagcttatgtCAGAATCTAGTAAATCTTAGGCCCTGTTTTGTCATTACACCTCAACTGAACGGAGGATGACTCATCCATgtatattaataaaaagaatGCTAGCATGTAGCAACATCTACCCAAGTATAATTCAAACACTAAATGGAATGCAAGTTACATACCGTTGAGAAGGAGCCCTCTCCCAGTATCTTGCCGAATCTGAAGTCCTCTGGCTTCTTCTTGCGTGGCTGAGGGGTCTGCACAGCCGGCTGTGCGCGGAGGTCTGAGACCTGGCTGCTGGCAGACGCTCCTACAGCTCGAGCCTCTGAGGCTGAGCCCTCCATGCTGGGACAGTGGCTACTGCTTGCGCCTGGGATAGCAAGTGGCGAGCAGGAGTCAGGGTGGTTTCTTACCATTGATGGATGCGAGCAGGAACAGATGACAACACTGGGCTGAATGGGCACAACATCATACTGAAACAAGAAAGGAAGCATTGAGAATATATTAGTGAGAGTATTGCGGTTTTAGCTTgtttcaaaaaagaaagaaagaaaaaaagccacATCCATATGTGGTTTAAATAGTTTCTTCAAATCTGGGTACTTCCTAGTCtaaaactgtcaaaacacacCTTTTAATGAACTTGAAACTACAAGTCAGGATACTTTTCTTTCACAAAGTTTAGCAATAGATATGCTGGCAAGTTTAGGCCT
This is a stretch of genomic DNA from Hippoglossus stenolepis isolate QCI-W04-F060 chromosome 21, HSTE1.2, whole genome shotgun sequence. It encodes these proteins:
- the pdpk1b gene encoding 3-phosphoinositide-dependent protein kinase 1 yields the protein MARATSQLYDVVPIQPSVVICSCSHPSMVRNHPDSCSPLAIPGASSSHCPSMEGSASEARAVGASASSQVSDLRAQPAVQTPQPRKKKPEDFRFGKILGEGSFSTVVLAREQVTGKEYAIKILEKRHIMKENKAQYVKRERDLMSNLDHPFFVKLYFTFQDDEKLYFGLSYAKNGELLKYIRKIGSFDETCTRFYSAEIVCALEYLHNKGIIHRDLKPENILLSEEMHIQITDFGTAKQLSSDSKQARANSFVGTAQYVSPELLTEKSACKSSDLWALGCIIYQLVAGLPPFRAGNEYLIFQKIIKLEYEFPEKFFPKAKDLVRQLLSLDPSKRIGCEEMGGYDPLNQHPFFDTISWSDLHLQTPPKLTPYLPAMSEDDEDCYGNYDDLLSQFSNMQVAQSSSSHSLSPHESTPPKRSSSNIEQYIHDLDNNSFELDLQFTEEEKQLLLDKQTTGNLWHQFVENNLILKMGPVDKRKGLFARRRQLLLTEGPHLYYVDPVNKVLKGEIPWSLELRPEAKNFKTFFVHTPNRTYYLMDPSGNADRWCKKIQEVWRKIYQRHQNPGL